In a genomic window of Candidatus Moranella endobia PCIT:
- the nuoM gene encoding NADH-quinone oxidoreductase subunit M: MLLPWLIILPFLGGLLCWQCERFGTRLPQWIALITMGLTLMLSVLLWRLGGYIPAKAQGLPQWQVEYVIPWVPRFGISIHLALDGLSLLMVVMTGLLGVLAILCSWREIQLENGVFYLNLLWILGAVIGVLLAIDMFLFFFFWEMMLVPMWFLIYLWGHHAYGGKSRMTTVTKFFIYTQTSGLFMLVAILGLVLVHYNATGVWTFNYEDLLCTPMSERIEYLLMLGYFLAFAVKMPVVPLHGWLPDAHSQAPTAGSVDLTGIVLKTAAYGMLRFSIPLFPHASHQFAPIAMLLGVVGIFYGAWLAFAQNDIKRFVAYTSLSHMGLMLIAIYNGNQLSYQGAVVHMIAHGLSATGMFIVCGQLYERLHTRDMRHMGGLWGRLGLIPALSLFFAVAMLGMPGTGNFVGEINILFGSFSIVPVITLIATFGLIFASIYSLVMIQRTYYGPVTYTKPLPDITLLERWIMLLLVLLLVLLGLFPQPIMDTSAATISNLQHWFAVNACSIMATNRL; the protein is encoded by the coding sequence ATGCTATTACCTTGGCTAATTATTCTACCCTTTCTCGGCGGGCTACTATGTTGGCAATGCGAGCGTTTCGGTACCAGACTACCTCAGTGGATTGCCTTGATTACTATGGGGCTGACACTAATGCTTTCAGTGCTGTTATGGCGGCTGGGAGGATACATACCGGCTAAAGCCCAAGGGTTGCCGCAATGGCAGGTGGAGTATGTTATCCCATGGGTTCCACGATTTGGGATCAGCATACATCTTGCTTTGGACGGCCTATCGTTGCTGATGGTAGTAATGACCGGTTTGCTAGGGGTGTTAGCTATTCTCTGCTCCTGGCGGGAAATTCAGCTTGAAAATGGTGTCTTCTATCTTAATTTGCTGTGGATTTTGGGTGCTGTTATCGGCGTTTTGCTGGCCATTGATATGTTTCTCTTCTTTTTTTTCTGGGAAATGATGTTGGTACCAATGTGGTTTCTCATCTACCTATGGGGACATCACGCTTACGGTGGTAAGTCGCGTATGACTACGGTAACTAAATTTTTTATCTATACCCAGACCAGTGGTTTGTTCATGTTGGTAGCTATCCTTGGCCTGGTGTTGGTGCACTATAATGCTACTGGTGTCTGGACCTTTAATTATGAAGATCTTTTGTGTACTCCCATGTCGGAACGAATAGAGTATCTATTGATGCTAGGCTACTTTTTAGCCTTCGCGGTTAAAATGCCGGTAGTACCTCTGCACGGCTGGTTACCAGACGCCCACAGTCAGGCTCCTACTGCCGGTTCTGTAGACTTGACGGGTATTGTGTTGAAAACAGCAGCTTACGGTATGTTGCGTTTTAGTATACCATTATTTCCCCACGCTTCGCACCAGTTCGCTCCCATTGCCATGTTACTGGGTGTAGTGGGGATATTTTACGGCGCCTGGCTAGCATTCGCGCAAAACGACATCAAGCGTTTCGTGGCTTATACTAGCTTGTCCCACATGGGCTTGATGTTGATCGCCATATACAACGGTAACCAATTGTCCTATCAGGGTGCGGTAGTGCATATGATTGCACACGGTCTGTCGGCAACCGGCATGTTTATTGTTTGCGGCCAGCTGTATGAGCGCCTACATACCAGAGATATGCGGCATATGGGCGGTTTGTGGGGTCGACTTGGCTTAATTCCTGCACTCTCGCTATTCTTCGCCGTCGCAATGCTCGGTATGCCAGGCACAGGAAATTTTGTTGGTGAAATTAATATTTTATTCGGTAGTTTTTCTATAGTTCCTGTAATTACGTTGATTGCAACGTTTGGTCTAATATTTGCATCGATCTACTCACTTGTTATGATACAGCGTACGTACTACGGTCCGGTAACATATACCAAGCCGTTACCTGATATAACACTGCTTGAACGGTGGATTATGTTGTTACTCGTCTTACTA